The genomic window TACTCCGTCTGCTCCTTAAATCACTGGTCACGATCGGGTCTACCGGTTGCAATAAATCTGCTGCCTCTTTCAAATCAGCTAAGGCGAATTTTACCACCTCAGCAGTGGTAGACGGTATAACTGCGTTTTCGTTTACATCTTTTTTATAAGGGATGGCCTTCAGGTTTGCGCCGGCAGTATATTCAGGACCGAACATGCGCAATAAATCAAAATGTAAAAATGCCCTTAAGGCCAAAGCCTCACCGCGGAGCATTGCGTATGAATTATTGCTTAACACAGCCCGGTTTATCTCTGCATTTACGATAATTTTATTTGCTGCTGCAATTGAACTGTAACTGGTAGACCAGATGGCATTGGTATAGCCCGCTACTTCTACTGATGCATAGTTTAGCAATTGTGTTTGTTGCAGTGGAACTGCTCCGGTGGTACTAAGTGTCGAATAATTTTGTGCCAGAGCTGAAACGAAACCCATAGAAAGGTTATCGCCGTAAAGACTGTCACTGGCCAGCTGGCCATATATACCTGTTAAAGCCTGCTGAAAACCAGTTTCCGAAGTAAACAGCTGTTTTTCAGCCAGACTTGTTTTTGGGGTTACATCCAAAAATTTCTTACAACCGGAAAACACTACAACCATTGCCAGAATTCCTATAATTAATGTTGTTTTTTTCATTGGGATATGAATTTGTTTTTTGAATTAAAATCTCGCACTTAAACCAAATGTATATTCTCTGGCAAAAGGGTTATCTGTACCACGTTCAATTTCAATGGAGCTGAAGGTGCCCAGGTTATTTGTTGTTGCACTAACGGTTAGGTTTTGCAAGCCCAATCTTTTAACAAATGGTGTTTTAAACTGATAACTTAAATTAACGGAGCTGAGCTGAATGTTGTTATCACGCTGAACAAACCTTGAGGTAAGTTGTGTTGGTATTGGCTCACCACTGGTAATCCGTCGATACGGACTTACACTACCAGGTCCGGTCCAGCCAAGGTCATAAGCTCTACGGTCTACGTTATTGCGTGCATCCACAGCCTCAACACGATTTAATAAGGTAGTGTTGTACAAATCAGCACCATAATTATAATTGATGCTAAAGTTTAAGGCAAAACCTGCATACAGGAAATTTGAATTTAAAGCTCCCGTCCACTTAGGGCGGCTATCGCCAACATAGGTCTTATCATTAACGTCCCAAACAAAGGTTGGTGTACCATTTAATTTAAGATAAACCTCCTGACCAGTTACCGGATCGATACCCAATGACCTCACCGCATAAATAGCGGTTGTTGATTGGCCTTCAATAAACTGTGCATTTTCAACAGTCTGATTGGGGTTATTGGCATTCAGTGCAGCATTAAAGGCTTTAAGTTTCTCTGAAATTTCCTTTAACACAGATTTATTAGTGGCTGCATTTACAGAAACATTCCATTTTAAACCTTTACGAGGTTGGGATAGTATGGTATAACCCAGGTCAAGCTGCAATCCCCTGTTCTGAATTTTACCTAAATTTTCGGTATATGAAGGGAAGCCGGTACTAGGTGCCAGCGAAACTGTAGTAAGGGCATTCTGTGTTACTTCGTTATAAAATTCCGCATTGAAAGTCAAGCGGTTGTTCAGAAATGCTGAAGCAATACCAATGTTCGACTTCAATACCTGCTGCCAGCTTAAATTCGGGTTTCCAAGACCACCAGGAAAGGCACCAACCTCACCAAAGTAACCATTTGATGTACCCAGGTTGTACCTGAATTGTGATGCGTAAGGATCTTGTACAGATGTACCGGTAGAACCATAACTACCACGTATCCTAAGGAGATTGATACTTTGGCTATCCTTCAGGAACGCTTCATTATTGATGTTCCATCCTAAACCTGCAGACCAGAAGTTACCAAATTTATTGTTGTCCCCGTAAGCAGATGAGCCATCCCTTGTATAGGTGAAATCTGTAAAATAACGGTTATCATAAGAGTAATTCGCACTTCCGGTATAAGAAAGATTGTTAATGGTGCTTTCCGTTCCGGTAGGCCTGCTGTTTGCATATTGCGCAGCAAACAGGATGTTATCTAAACGATCAAAAGGGAAACCCTGTGTTGATACGTTATATGAATTTAAGTTGGTGCTGGCAAGTCTGAATCCTGCATAAACAGTAATGCCGTGCTTTCCAAAATTCTTGTTGTAGTTCACAGAACCTGTTCCATCCATAGTAAAAGAATCGCTATTGTCTTTGGAATAGCTACCCCGTGCACTTATATCTGAAATACTATTGAAACGACTGTCTAATGCGGAATAGAAATTATCTATTGTGCCATTCACTTTTGTGATGCCCAGTGCACCAGTGAACCATAGAGACTTACTATAGTCGTAACGAATAGTGGTGTTGTTTCTTAAATTAAAGTTCTTATTTCTATTGTTAATAGTATTGTAATTAATGTCCATCAACGGGTTCGTTACAACAGAACCTGCTACGCCGAAACCCAAATTTATGTTTTCCAGGTATTTGTTTACATTACCGTTTTCATCGTATGGTTTCCAGTATGGATTCAAAGCCAGGTACTGACTAAATTCTCCATAGGGCGAGTCATTGGAAATAACCTGCGTTGCAATCGTATAATTTTGGAACGTTAATTTATTGGTTTTGTAACTCAATGTAAAACTTCCCGCATAATTTTTCCTGTCTTGTCCCTTCATTACACCCTGTAAAAAATTCCCACTGAAATTAAGGTTGAAAGTCAGAGACTGATCACCACCACGCAACGAAAGGTTGGTTCTGTTGTTGACGCCTGTTTGAACCGGAATAGATTTCCAGTCTGTATTTACACCACTCACCACGGCTTTATATCGTTCGGCATTAATGGCTTGTCCTCTATAACTGTCCACAAGACCTACACGGTGTTCTAAATCCAGTTTTTCCCCAGCGTTGAGCATATTGTAAACAGAAAGGTCTGGTGATGATAAAGTGAGGTTATTGGTAATCGAAACTTCTACTTTTCCTCTCGGAGGAAGAATTGTTGTAACGACCATCACACCATTACCGCCACGAGAACCATACATTGCAGTGGCCGAAGCATCCTTTAATAAAGTTACCGAGGCAATCTGATTCATATCCAGATCTACGATTGCCTGTAAAGAAACCTGAAATCCATCAAGAATGAATAATGGTGTATTTGGGTTTCCAACAAGCTCTGAACCAAGGGTTGGATAAGACGTTTGCCCACGCATGGTCACTTCTGGAAGCGCGTTGATATTCCCGCCTATCTTGTTGTTGGGAATCATTCTGAAAGATGGATCAAGAGCAGCAATGCCGGCAAATACATTTACCGGACTTACAGCCTTAAGTTCGGCTCCGGTTATGGTTTTGGCAGCTCCGGTGTAGGTACTTACCTTCCTGTCAACCATCCCTGTAATTACCATCTCATTTAGTGTAACCTGATTCTCCTCCATGTAAATGGTATAATTCGAATTAGGTGAGATGGGCACATCAATGGTTTTATAACCTAAAAATCTGAACTCCAAAGAGGTTGCACCTGCTGATATACTGATGGTAAATTTTCCATTCTTATCCGTCTGAACGGCAGATTTTGTTCCTTTAATGGACACTGTAACGCCAGGAATAGGCTTACGTTCTTTGGCATCGCCTACAAAACCGGAAATGATTTCCTGCCTGGCTAATTCACTTGCTTTGATGACCACAGTTTTGTTACGGATAACAAAATCCAGGTTTTGCGCTGCAAAAATCTGGTTAAGTACAGCAGACAATTCTGCATCTTTAACGTTGATGGTCACTGGCGACGAATTTTCCAACAAATTGTCTGTATAAAAAAAATTGTAACCCGTCTGCTGGTTAAGCGCTTTGAAGACAGATCGGAGTGAAGCATTCGACTTGGTTAAGGTCACTTTTTGGGCAAAGCTCGACGCACTCACCTGCAAAAAGCACGCTATTATAATTACGATGGTTAAGCGCATAGTTAGCAATAATTTAAGGTACAGCCGTTTAGGCATACCAAATTTCCTTGAATTTTGATACATTAGTAGTCGGTTTGGTTAAGCAGCCTCTTTTGCGTTGGACCGTACGGAGGACTGCGGTTATTAGTTTGATTTTTAATTGAATGTTCCAAACTTTTGCCAGGTCCTGACGGCTAATCGGGGCCTGGTTTCGTTTAACATGTCTTGAGTTAGTATAATCTTCTCTTCATTGGTTGATTTAAGGTTAGTATTCTGTTAATAGT from Flavobacterium sp. W4I14 includes these protein-coding regions:
- a CDS encoding TonB-linked SusC/RagA family outer membrane protein (product_source=TIGR04056; cath_funfam=2.60.40.1120,3.30.1940.10; pfam=PF07660,PF07715,PF13715; smart=SM00965; superfamily=49464,56935; tigrfam=TIGR04056; transmembrane_helix_parts=Inside_1_6,TMhelix_7_29,Outside_30_1098), translated to MPKRLYLKLLLTMRLTIVIIIACFLQVSASSFAQKVTLTKSNASLRSVFKALNQQTGYNFFYTDNLLENSSPVTINVKDAELSAVLNQIFAAQNLDFVIRNKTVVIKASELARQEIISGFVGDAKERKPIPGVTVSIKGTKSAVQTDKNGKFTISISAGATSLEFRFLGYKTIDVPISPNSNYTIYMEENQVTLNEMVITGMVDRKVSTYTGAAKTITGAELKAVSPVNVFAGIAALDPSFRMIPNNKIGGNINALPEVTMRGQTSYPTLGSELVGNPNTPLFILDGFQVSLQAIVDLDMNQIASVTLLKDASATAMYGSRGGNGVMVVTTILPPRGKVEVSITNNLTLSSPDLSVYNMLNAGEKLDLEHRVGLVDSYRGQAINAERYKAVVSGVNTDWKSIPVQTGVNNRTNLSLRGGDQSLTFNLNFSGNFLQGVMKGQDRKNYAGSFTLSYKTNKLTFQNYTIATQVISNDSPYGEFSQYLALNPYWKPYDENGNVNKYLENINLGFGVAGSVVTNPLMDINYNTINNRNKNFNLRNNTTIRYDYSKSLWFTGALGITKVNGTIDNFYSALDSRFNSISDISARGSYSKDNSDSFTMDGTGSVNYNKNFGKHGITVYAGFRLASTNLNSYNVSTQGFPFDRLDNILFAAQYANSRPTGTESTINNLSYTGSANYSYDNRYFTDFTYTRDGSSAYGDNNKFGNFWSAGLGWNINNEAFLKDSQSINLLRIRGSYGSTGTSVQDPYASQFRYNLGTSNGYFGEVGAFPGGLGNPNLSWQQVLKSNIGIASAFLNNRLTFNAEFYNEVTQNALTTVSLAPSTGFPSYTENLGKIQNRGLQLDLGYTILSQPRKGLKWNVSVNAATNKSVLKEISEKLKAFNAALNANNPNQTVENAQFIEGQSTTAIYAVRSLGIDPVTGQEVYLKLNGTPTFVWDVNDKTYVGDSRPKWTGALNSNFLYAGFALNFSINYNYGADLYNTTLLNRVEAVDARNNVDRRAYDLGWTGPGSVSPYRRITSGEPIPTQLTSRFVQRDNNIQLSSVNLSYQFKTPFVKRLGLQNLTVSATTNNLGTFSSIEIERGTDNPFAREYTFGLSARF